GCCAGATGACGAAGGTTACTGTCAAGGCGAAGATCAAAATAGCGCTCCAGATGGCAAACATAAGGTCTCTCCACTCTCTTCCTATTCGCAGGTGACGAAGAATCCCTGCTCTTTTCGTTTGTCAAATTCATGCGAGCAATCAGGCAGGTTCCCCAGCAGGTGAGCGATTTGTTCCAGCCGCTCATGATGGGCGGCGTAGAAAACCCATTGCCCTCTTCGCGATTCGCGGACCAGGTTGGCCTGCTTCAAGCGGCTCATATGTTTGGATATCGCCGGTTGGGATATGCCAAAAAAAGGAA
This sequence is a window from Brevibacillus composti. Protein-coding genes within it:
- a CDS encoding ArsR/SmtB family transcription factor, producing the protein MDIDQIAQVLKALADPTRLKMMALLRSRSCCVCELVPFFGISQPAISKHMSRLKQANLVRESRRGQWVFYAAHHERLEQIAHLLGNLPDCSHEFDKRKEQGFFVTCE